In the Vibrio gigantis genome, one interval contains:
- a CDS encoding Vmh family MBL fold metallo-hydrolase, translating into MKKLPQPFLTRTALLGTISLGSMLVASNVVFAAELNITHYNPGKNAIFPASSVLVSGEKEVVLFDAQFSVADGKKLVDKIKETGKELSMVYISSGDPDFYFGLEPILEAFPNVDIVASKAVVEHIERTKDAKLEYWGPILEDNAPSKVIVPTVMNDTKLSIEGETIEVREINTHQAYLWVPSEKTVFGGVSVYSGVHVWMADTASKSIRDQWTQSLERIKALEPEVVIPGHYLGEMPTGIKGVQFTIDYVADIEKTLESKSNPTSVDISDYMKAAYPQLNATEGDLELGAKVLSGEMEWH; encoded by the coding sequence ATGAAAAAGTTACCTCAGCCCTTTTTAACAAGAACAGCTCTTTTAGGTACGATTAGCCTAGGAAGCATGCTAGTGGCGTCGAACGTTGTTTTTGCAGCAGAGCTTAATATCACTCATTACAATCCGGGAAAAAACGCAATATTTCCCGCAAGTTCAGTGCTTGTTTCAGGGGAAAAAGAGGTGGTTCTATTCGATGCACAGTTTAGTGTTGCGGACGGAAAAAAGCTGGTAGATAAAATCAAAGAGACAGGTAAAGAATTGTCGATGGTATACATCAGTAGTGGCGACCCTGATTTCTACTTTGGATTAGAGCCCATTCTTGAAGCGTTTCCAAACGTTGACATTGTCGCGAGCAAAGCGGTCGTCGAACATATCGAACGTACCAAAGATGCGAAGCTAGAATACTGGGGCCCAATTTTAGAAGACAATGCTCCCTCGAAAGTGATTGTTCCAACGGTAATGAATGACACCAAGTTGAGCATCGAAGGAGAAACCATTGAGGTGAGAGAGATAAATACTCATCAAGCTTACCTGTGGGTTCCATCGGAAAAGACCGTCTTCGGTGGCGTGTCTGTCTATAGTGGTGTGCATGTATGGATGGCAGATACGGCATCGAAATCGATTCGTGATCAATGGACCCAATCGTTAGAGCGTATCAAAGCACTTGAGCCTGAGGTTGTGATTCCAGGTCATTATCTGGGTGAAATGCCAACTGGTATAAAAGGGGTACAGTTCACCATCGATTACGTCGCAGATATTGAAAAGACACTCGAAAGTAAAAGTAACCCAACCTCAGTCGATATCAGTGATTACATGAAGGCAGCCTACCCGCAACTCAACGCTACGGAAGGCGATTTAGAGTTGGGTGCTAAGGTGCTGAGTGGCGAGATGGAATGGCACTAA
- the cqsA gene encoding alpha-hydroxyketone-type quorum-sensing autoinducer synthase, which produces MSDKSATKPLPSFIEERLNFYIQDLITQNESKKHLVLGKRPQQKSVVMQSNDYLALSHNTQIQKAHQSAICEHDDNVVMSAIFLQDEQSKPAFETELASYVGMESCLLSQSGWAANIGLLQTICPPGTPVYIDFLAHMSLWEGIRAAGAVAHPFMHNNMSHLRKQLERHGSGVIVVDSVYSTIGTIAPLHDICEMAQEFDCALVVDESHSLGTHGENGAGLVQALGLTNKVDFITVSLAKTFAYRAGAILGPKQLSETLPFVAYPAIFSSTVLPQEVVRLEKTLEIIKGAEDKRETLFKRAKSLVAGLKRIGFNIRSESQIVALECGNETNTERVRDFLEERDVFGAVFCRPATGKNKNIIRFSVNADMTPRDIDHVLTVCYEAYNHPELEFV; this is translated from the coding sequence ATGAGTGATAAATCAGCAACAAAACCACTACCTTCCTTTATTGAAGAACGCTTGAACTTCTATATTCAAGATCTAATTACCCAAAACGAAAGCAAAAAGCACTTAGTCTTGGGTAAACGACCTCAGCAAAAATCCGTTGTGATGCAGAGCAATGATTACCTAGCACTGTCACACAATACGCAGATCCAAAAAGCCCATCAATCAGCGATCTGTGAGCACGATGACAACGTGGTGATGTCTGCCATTTTTTTACAAGATGAGCAGTCTAAGCCCGCGTTTGAAACCGAGCTTGCGAGCTATGTTGGAATGGAAAGCTGTTTGCTTTCTCAGTCTGGCTGGGCGGCCAATATTGGACTGCTTCAAACCATTTGCCCACCAGGTACACCTGTATACATCGACTTTCTTGCACATATGTCGCTATGGGAAGGCATTCGCGCTGCAGGCGCTGTTGCCCACCCGTTTATGCACAATAATATGAGCCACCTACGTAAACAGTTAGAACGTCACGGCTCGGGAGTCATCGTTGTCGACTCGGTTTACAGTACGATTGGCACGATTGCCCCACTGCACGACATCTGCGAAATGGCGCAAGAGTTTGATTGCGCATTGGTCGTTGATGAATCGCATTCATTGGGGACACACGGGGAAAATGGTGCCGGCTTGGTTCAAGCTCTGGGGCTTACTAACAAAGTGGACTTCATCACCGTCAGCTTGGCAAAGACCTTTGCTTATCGGGCAGGCGCAATCCTTGGTCCGAAACAACTTTCAGAAACCTTACCTTTCGTCGCGTACCCTGCGATCTTTAGCTCGACAGTGTTACCACAGGAAGTGGTTCGTTTAGAGAAAACTTTAGAGATAATCAAAGGTGCAGAAGACAAACGAGAAACCCTGTTCAAGCGGGCAAAATCGCTTGTTGCGGGTCTAAAGCGAATTGGCTTTAATATCCGTAGCGAGTCTCAAATTGTGGCGTTGGAGTGCGGCAATGAGACAAATACTGAACGTGTGCGTGACTTCCTAGAAGAACGAGATGTGTTCGGTGCCGTTTTCTGCCGCCCTGCAACTGGCAAGAACAAAAACATCATTCGCTTTTCAGTGAATGCAGACATGACACCAAGAGATATTGACCATGTGCTCACGGTTTGTTATGAAGCGTACAATCACCCGGAATTAGAGTTCGTGTAA
- a CDS encoding NADH:flavin oxidoreductase/NADH oxidase family protein, which translates to MNSITLNEPFTLINGQVIKNRLFKSAMSEQLGDKQHNPKPGLATLYQRWAQGGIGLSITGNVMVDRNALGEPNNVVLDKHSDLAQFEAWASAGKQNGSQIWMQLNHPGKQVPKFLCDKPVAPSAISLERGLEKGFNTPRTLTDSEIHDIINKFTLSAKLAKQSGFTGVQIHGAHGYLVSQFLSSRHNQRDDKWGGSLENRLRFVIELYRAIRTEVGESFPVGIKLNSADFMKGGFTEEESMQVVQALSREGIDLIEISGGTYESPSMMGSKNKNAPVKASTAKREAYFLDYMVKVRELVSTPLVVTGGFRTAPAMNDALQTSATDFVGIARTMAVDPDFPNKLMADPGHGMPLDVPTTGKPALDRIAMVGLVWYEHQMWRIAAGKDTDPKLSALGVVVKTLLTAGWYAFKKRRA; encoded by the coding sequence ATGAACTCTATTACCCTCAATGAACCTTTCACCCTAATCAATGGCCAAGTGATTAAGAATCGCCTATTCAAATCGGCCATGAGTGAGCAACTTGGCGACAAACAGCATAACCCTAAACCTGGGCTGGCGACCTTATATCAACGCTGGGCGCAAGGCGGCATTGGTTTGTCCATCACAGGAAACGTAATGGTTGATAGAAACGCTCTCGGTGAGCCCAACAACGTGGTTCTGGATAAACACAGTGACCTTGCTCAATTTGAAGCTTGGGCAAGTGCGGGCAAACAAAATGGCTCGCAGATCTGGATGCAGCTCAACCACCCAGGAAAACAGGTCCCGAAATTCTTATGTGACAAGCCTGTTGCTCCATCGGCCATTAGCTTAGAACGTGGATTAGAAAAAGGCTTCAATACACCGCGAACGCTAACCGATTCTGAAATCCATGACATCATTAACAAGTTTACCTTAAGCGCCAAACTAGCAAAGCAATCCGGCTTTACTGGAGTGCAAATACACGGTGCTCATGGTTACCTTGTCAGCCAGTTTTTATCTTCAAGACACAACCAACGTGACGATAAATGGGGAGGCTCACTCGAGAACAGGCTTCGCTTTGTGATCGAGCTGTACCGCGCGATTCGTACAGAAGTTGGAGAAAGTTTCCCTGTCGGTATCAAGCTTAACAGCGCAGATTTTATGAAGGGTGGCTTTACCGAAGAAGAATCGATGCAAGTGGTTCAAGCACTGAGCCGTGAGGGTATCGATCTTATTGAGATATCCGGAGGGACTTACGAGAGCCCGTCGATGATGGGTTCTAAGAACAAAAACGCCCCCGTAAAAGCCAGCACAGCAAAACGAGAAGCGTATTTCTTAGATTATATGGTCAAGGTAAGAGAGCTAGTTAGCACACCTCTGGTAGTGACGGGTGGCTTTAGAACAGCACCAGCAATGAACGACGCTTTGCAGACATCAGCCACAGACTTCGTTGGCATTGCTCGAACAATGGCAGTAGACCCAGACTTCCCGAATAAGTTAATGGCAGATCCAGGCCACGGAATGCCATTGGACGTACCTACAACAGGTAAACCAGCACTGGATAGAATAGCAATGGTCGGGTTGGTTTGGTATGAACACCAAATGTGGCGAATTGCCGCAGGGAAAGACACAGATCCAAAACTTAGCGCACTCGGAGTCGTGGTCAAAACTCTTCTAACGGCAGGTTGGTACGCCTTTAAAAAGCGTCGCGCATAA
- a CDS encoding TauD/TfdA dioxygenase family protein: MLKIEPITPHIGARIHGLNLADCSESELDDVYKALVTYQVIFLDEQSLSPEQHLVLAKRFGELEPAHPFFPRVEQVPQVSVIETTRGNAPMESYWHTDLTWRKLPSKASLLHAQYIPDVGGDTIWCSMIAVFDSLDESMKDKLRGLSATHSLVAFEGIESDQIELDWHKSLLKTAQENPPVVHPLVQVHPETGKETLYINEQFTRYINELKREESDSLLSQLFEIARRPEYQVRFKWNKGSMAIWDNRVTQHYAVIDYGDTPRKMHRVTVT; the protein is encoded by the coding sequence ATGTTGAAAATTGAACCCATTACACCTCACATTGGCGCTCGTATTCATGGATTAAACCTAGCGGATTGCAGTGAAAGCGAACTTGATGATGTGTACAAGGCACTTGTTACTTATCAAGTCATTTTCCTCGATGAGCAAAGCCTTTCACCTGAACAACACTTGGTGCTTGCAAAGCGTTTTGGAGAGCTTGAACCCGCTCATCCTTTCTTCCCACGTGTAGAACAAGTACCGCAAGTCAGTGTGATAGAAACCACTCGAGGCAATGCGCCAATGGAGAGTTATTGGCATACCGATTTAACCTGGCGCAAATTGCCATCGAAAGCCTCTCTATTACATGCTCAATACATACCGGATGTCGGTGGCGACACGATTTGGTGTTCGATGATCGCAGTGTTCGATTCATTAGATGAAAGCATGAAAGATAAGCTAAGAGGCTTATCGGCAACGCATTCATTAGTCGCGTTTGAAGGTATTGAATCGGATCAAATCGAGTTAGATTGGCATAAGTCACTGCTGAAAACCGCGCAAGAAAATCCGCCAGTGGTACATCCCTTAGTACAAGTTCATCCAGAAACGGGCAAAGAGACGTTATACATCAACGAGCAATTTACCCGTTATATTAATGAACTCAAACGTGAAGAGAGTGATTCACTACTTAGCCAGCTGTTTGAAATTGCACGACGACCAGAATATCAAGTGCGTTTCAAATGGAACAAGGGCTCAATGGCGATATGGGACAACAGGGTAACTCAGCATTACGCCGTGATTGATTACGGTGACACTCCACGGAAAATGCATCGAGTAACGGTGACCTGA
- a CDS encoding ACT domain-containing protein, with the protein MTAITDLDILLKSMSPELIEGDYVFCTVEGGLTDYSHLNPMATFREKEGLTLVLTEEVATQAQLNFDGVFSLITLSVHSSLEAVGLTAAFATKLGSYGISANVIAGYYHDHIFVQKDKADEAMSALREFSEAS; encoded by the coding sequence ATGACCGCCATTACCGATTTAGACATTCTGTTAAAGTCCATGTCACCTGAGCTCATTGAAGGTGATTATGTTTTTTGTACGGTAGAGGGAGGACTAACCGACTATTCCCACCTCAATCCGATGGCGACCTTTCGAGAAAAAGAAGGGTTAACTTTAGTACTAACAGAGGAAGTGGCGACTCAAGCGCAGTTAAATTTCGACGGTGTATTTAGCCTAATTACTTTGTCGGTACACTCTAGCCTAGAAGCCGTAGGGCTAACAGCGGCCTTTGCGACTAAACTTGGCTCGTACGGCATCAGTGCCAACGTGATTGCCGGCTATTACCATGACCATATCTTCGTTCAAAAAGACAAAGCAGACGAAGCAATGAGCGCACTTAGAGAGTTTTCAGAAGCGAGCTAA
- a CDS encoding methyl-accepting chemotaxis protein, whose amino-acid sequence MLKKLSLKNKLAISASLAIILGGILVEALSFRASLQRLDTEVEQRLEGASASYNQYVSDWILSKERALTSLSQESQKESLVTHLKQVRDSGSFDNVFLAYPDGSQENANGVVLPPGNDDPRLWGWYTNAVANPSKVFMDNPTVAAATGANVVSLGTAMQLHGLQVVLGADVEITDILNSLEKVILPGEGYMFIATNKGTVYTHADTKLLNKDISSLGLNFSDVQKALVSGKDISIELKGTDYVLYARAIDGTSLITISVVNHDSLVAPLFDAVIGQVLVTLLVVVVCTVLFNLLCTILFRPLNHVSQALAQIANGSGDLTQRIHVDNQDEVGELAQNFNTFVGSLQQLIGHIRSQSEQLNSQSEQSAQRANLSVNELNHQQQEITMVATAVTEMASATQEIASHAEQTAKAAQDSATSTNSGHALVVDTKGSINNLANEVNEAGNVISELNKHAQEISTVLATIQGIAEQTNLLALNAAIEAARAGEQGRGFAVVADEVRVLSQRTHSSTEEIKSTIDILQRTTTQAVELMESSSKLAIHSVEDADRASHALEEINTAVALISDMATQIATAAEEQTHVTGEITQNITTIKDVTDHLVVGAQDSLTESNELKSQAAGLSDKVATFKLA is encoded by the coding sequence ATGTTAAAGAAACTCTCACTTAAGAATAAGCTGGCGATTTCTGCCAGTCTGGCCATCATCCTGGGGGGGATTTTGGTTGAAGCACTTTCATTTCGTGCTTCATTGCAGCGCTTGGATACAGAAGTTGAACAGCGTTTAGAAGGTGCATCGGCTTCATACAATCAATACGTATCGGATTGGATCTTATCCAAAGAGCGTGCGCTCACGTCCCTGTCTCAAGAGTCCCAAAAAGAGAGCTTGGTTACTCACCTGAAACAGGTTCGCGATTCTGGCTCTTTTGATAATGTCTTCTTAGCGTATCCTGATGGCTCACAAGAGAATGCCAATGGGGTAGTGTTACCCCCGGGTAATGATGATCCTCGTTTGTGGGGCTGGTATACCAATGCGGTCGCCAATCCAAGTAAGGTTTTCATGGACAACCCTACGGTTGCAGCGGCAACGGGAGCGAATGTAGTGTCACTGGGCACTGCAATGCAACTGCATGGCCTGCAGGTAGTATTGGGCGCGGATGTTGAAATCACCGACATTCTAAATAGCCTTGAGAAAGTAATTCTTCCTGGTGAAGGTTACATGTTTATCGCGACCAACAAGGGCACGGTTTACACGCACGCAGACACTAAGCTACTGAACAAAGATATCAGCTCACTTGGTTTGAACTTTTCAGATGTGCAAAAGGCGTTGGTAAGCGGTAAGGACATCTCTATTGAGTTGAAAGGTACCGACTATGTGCTGTATGCGCGCGCCATTGATGGAACCAGCCTGATTACGATCAGCGTGGTGAATCACGACTCTTTAGTGGCGCCACTCTTTGACGCTGTTATCGGTCAAGTGCTGGTGACATTGCTAGTGGTTGTGGTTTGTACGGTACTATTTAACTTACTTTGTACTATTCTATTCCGTCCACTAAATCATGTGTCTCAAGCGCTGGCGCAAATTGCGAACGGCAGTGGTGACTTAACTCAACGCATTCATGTTGATAATCAAGATGAAGTTGGCGAGCTTGCTCAGAATTTCAATACGTTCGTTGGTAGCTTGCAGCAGCTAATCGGTCATATCCGTAGCCAATCGGAGCAGTTGAATAGCCAATCTGAACAGAGTGCACAACGTGCAAACCTTTCGGTGAATGAACTTAACCATCAGCAGCAAGAAATCACTATGGTGGCAACGGCTGTAACGGAAATGGCGAGCGCAACTCAAGAGATTGCATCGCATGCAGAGCAAACAGCAAAAGCTGCACAAGACTCAGCGACAAGCACTAATAGCGGTCATGCTCTGGTTGTCGACACTAAAGGCTCAATTAATAACTTGGCCAATGAAGTGAACGAAGCGGGCAACGTGATTAGCGAACTTAACAAACACGCTCAAGAGATCTCGACCGTATTGGCGACAATCCAAGGCATTGCAGAGCAAACTAACTTGCTTGCTTTGAATGCGGCGATTGAAGCGGCTCGTGCAGGTGAACAAGGTCGCGGCTTTGCAGTAGTCGCTGACGAAGTACGTGTGCTTTCTCAACGCACTCACTCTTCAACGGAAGAGATCAAATCAACGATTGATATTCTACAGCGCACAACGACCCAAGCGGTTGAGCTTATGGAGAGCAGTTCTAAACTTGCAATACACTCAGTAGAAGATGCAGACAGAGCTTCGCACGCGCTTGAGGAGATCAATACCGCGGTTGCTTTGATCAGTGACATGGCGACTCAAATCGCGACTGCCGCTGAAGAGCAAACGCACGTGACGGGTGAAATTACCCAGAACATTACGACCATTAAAGATGTCACTGACCACCTAGTTGTGGGCGCTCAGGACAGCTTAACTGAGTCGAATGAACTTAAGAGCCAAGCCGCTGGTTTAAGTGACAAAGTGGCCACTTTTAAGCTTGCTTAA
- a CDS encoding YceI family protein: MKKLLTTIGLLCTVISAQSFAESGYTLDPKLSNVTFATIKKQFVVEPASIKPSSGGLTEDGQFSIVLDLKSISTGVAIRDQRLNELYFESMTFPEVKISGSVEPSLLTGEPQNTTIAAEVTLHGVTKTIDFPVMVVPSDDFVVVNSTSTIIVNGADFGISTDNLNKLSATVGGLALSDKVPLSFNLLFDK, translated from the coding sequence ATGAAAAAACTACTTACAACAATCGGGCTTCTTTGCACCGTCATATCAGCGCAGTCTTTTGCAGAAAGCGGCTACACATTAGATCCGAAGCTGTCGAATGTCACATTCGCAACCATTAAGAAGCAGTTCGTCGTTGAACCCGCTTCCATCAAGCCTTCGTCCGGCGGGCTTACCGAAGATGGACAATTTTCGATAGTATTGGACTTAAAGAGTATTAGCACTGGCGTGGCTATTCGTGATCAAAGGCTAAACGAGCTCTACTTCGAATCAATGACCTTCCCCGAAGTGAAGATCTCAGGATCCGTTGAGCCTTCGCTGTTAACGGGTGAACCCCAAAATACGACGATAGCAGCAGAAGTTACTCTGCATGGTGTAACCAAAACTATCGACTTCCCAGTCATGGTCGTACCCTCTGACGATTTTGTCGTGGTGAATTCAACATCGACCATCATCGTCAATGGTGCGGATTTTGGTATTTCGACCGATAATCTAAACAAACTATCGGCAACAGTAGGCGGATTAGCGCTTTCCGATAAGGTTCCGCTAAGCTTCAATCTACTCTTCGACAAGTAA
- a CDS encoding ATP-binding response regulator, with protein MNAIRKVYQYAEPNLTLVGWMGFVGFPIYYIVWEFLFPQPYENLALRLFCSVLFFGIIFRNRVPFEWRKYLPAYYQVTVTICLPGFFFYMLLMNNWSNVWVMSFMSAIFLHILLVHVTRVMFAQTFAAIGIATLCAWISQGYYLELTMDWTHVPIFLFIYLFGNLFYFRNQVEHENKVSLAKSFGAGIAHEMRNPLSGLLTSIDVMQSILPNPKSGVQKGQYALSNEEVIQLREVSDEAMEIIHSGNETIDLLLTSIDENRVSRSTFKKHSAQAVIEDAIGSFNYKRSADKSAISLDVQNNFEFLGSDTLLKYVMYNLFKNAFHHRSPEDFHIHVTMCSDEVTNQIMVTDNGSGISNDIIRRIFQDFYTTGQSGNYGLGLPFCKKVMRSFGGEIKCQSEVDQWTQFTMTFPSLVSNSVQEIKSELTKLKTVLMVSDQKVLTSKMTEISRSMGFDLVILDVASALKNKEYQFEFDLIFVDMESLDLRASCLDRIESLLSFTEARIIYLYERHPIKRVRNISFEPIWVETQVWLLNTKATIDRLLFDSNYVMPSVSVQSLEVSNKRTIMVVDDNESLRRFTAMLLEKQGFDVVQKEDGQQALEALDTDDIDLILMDIEMPIMDGVEASRRIRSADKKYSSVPIIAHTGDSSPVTLEKMESSGMSDFIVKPADKNRLFDKIAHWI; from the coding sequence ATGAACGCGATTCGTAAGGTTTATCAGTACGCCGAACCAAATCTAACCTTAGTAGGGTGGATGGGCTTTGTCGGCTTCCCAATTTACTACATTGTGTGGGAATTTTTGTTTCCGCAACCTTATGAAAACTTGGCGCTTCGCCTGTTTTGCTCTGTATTGTTCTTTGGCATTATATTTCGCAACCGTGTTCCATTTGAATGGCGAAAATACCTTCCTGCTTATTATCAAGTCACAGTAACCATCTGTTTGCCCGGATTCTTTTTCTACATGCTGCTAATGAACAACTGGTCCAACGTTTGGGTTATGTCATTCATGTCGGCTATTTTCCTCCATATTTTATTAGTGCACGTGACGAGAGTGATGTTTGCACAAACCTTTGCCGCTATCGGGATTGCAACCTTGTGCGCTTGGATTTCACAAGGCTACTACTTAGAACTCACAATGGACTGGACGCATGTGCCAATCTTTTTGTTTATCTACTTATTCGGCAACTTGTTCTACTTCCGTAATCAGGTGGAACATGAAAACAAGGTGTCATTGGCGAAGTCTTTTGGTGCTGGTATCGCCCACGAGATGAGAAACCCCTTAAGTGGTTTATTAACGTCTATTGATGTTATGCAGTCCATCTTACCGAACCCTAAAAGTGGGGTTCAAAAAGGGCAATATGCTTTAAGCAATGAAGAAGTGATACAGCTGCGTGAAGTGAGCGACGAAGCTATGGAGATCATTCATTCCGGTAACGAAACGATTGATCTGTTACTGACTTCAATTGATGAAAACCGAGTATCTCGCTCAACGTTTAAGAAGCATTCAGCGCAAGCTGTGATTGAGGATGCAATAGGTAGCTTCAATTACAAGCGCTCAGCTGATAAGTCAGCAATCTCCTTGGATGTACAGAATAACTTTGAGTTTTTGGGCAGCGATACCTTGCTGAAATACGTCATGTATAACCTCTTCAAGAATGCTTTCCATCATCGCAGCCCTGAAGATTTTCATATTCATGTCACTATGTGCAGTGATGAAGTGACTAACCAAATTATGGTGACCGATAACGGTTCTGGAATTTCAAACGATATCATTCGTCGTATTTTCCAAGATTTTTACACCACAGGCCAGTCGGGCAATTACGGCTTAGGTTTGCCATTTTGTAAGAAGGTAATGCGCTCGTTTGGTGGTGAGATTAAATGTCAGTCTGAAGTGGATCAATGGACACAGTTCACTATGACGTTCCCATCTTTGGTCTCCAATTCGGTGCAGGAAATCAAGAGTGAACTGACCAAACTTAAGACGGTGTTGATGGTGAGTGATCAGAAAGTGCTTACCAGCAAAATGACTGAAATATCTCGCTCTATGGGCTTTGACCTCGTTATTTTGGATGTTGCATCCGCGCTTAAAAATAAAGAATACCAATTCGAGTTCGACTTGATTTTCGTTGATATGGAGAGCTTGGATTTAAGAGCAAGCTGCCTTGATAGGATTGAATCGTTACTTTCGTTCACTGAAGCGCGAATCATTTACCTGTATGAGCGACATCCTATCAAGCGTGTCCGTAACATCTCTTTTGAGCCTATTTGGGTGGAAACACAAGTCTGGCTACTGAATACCAAAGCGACCATCGACCGTTTACTGTTTGATTCCAACTATGTGATGCCATCGGTTTCTGTACAATCACTAGAGGTCAGCAATAAACGGACGATTATGGTGGTTGATGATAACGAATCTCTACGCCGATTTACCGCAATGTTATTGGAAAAACAGGGCTTTGATGTTGTGCAGAAAGAAGATGGACAGCAAGCCCTAGAGGCATTAGATACCGATGATATCGACTTGATCCTAATGGATATCGAAATGCCAATTATGGATGGTGTTGAAGCTTCTCGTCGTATTCGAAGCGCCGATAAAAAATACTCGTCGGTGCCGATCATCGCTCACACGGGTGACAGCTCTCCCGTCACTTTGGAGAAAATGGAATCGTCAGGCATGTCGGACTTTATTGTGAAACCGGCGGACAAAAATCGACTGTTCGATAAAATTGCTCACTGGATTTAG
- a CDS encoding LysR family transcriptional regulator, whose protein sequence is MDKLEAMNVFVTIVERGSLSAAAEHLDLSRTKVTRYLGELETWMDTRLLHRTTRSLSLTSAGKETLEVARELLALEGSLDSIRNHSRESLKGQLRITASYSIVDSFLMDAITRFIARWPEVSIDIVSTDQTVNLVESRIDLAIRITNELAPNIVAKQIGECRSVICAAPNYLKHKGTPNNAQDLAHHNCLSFSYFGKTAWTFNGPNGLESVPIKGNISANTSEVLLSATLKGNGIGLLPFPSVEQLMNEGLLVQLLPEWHPKILGVHAIYGTRKQVTPLLRAFIDHLSDDMEQSMSW, encoded by the coding sequence ATGGATAAACTTGAGGCGATGAACGTATTTGTCACCATCGTTGAACGTGGCAGCTTAAGTGCAGCAGCAGAGCACCTTGATCTCTCCCGAACCAAGGTAACACGCTATTTAGGAGAGCTAGAAACTTGGATGGATACTCGCTTGCTCCATCGAACGACCAGAAGCTTGAGTTTGACCAGCGCAGGTAAAGAGACACTGGAAGTCGCGCGAGAGTTACTCGCGCTCGAGGGCTCACTAGACAGTATCAGAAATCATAGCCGAGAGAGCCTCAAAGGCCAGTTACGCATTACTGCCAGCTACTCCATTGTCGATAGCTTTCTGATGGACGCAATTACACGTTTTATCGCGAGATGGCCTGAGGTCTCGATTGATATCGTTTCAACTGATCAAACCGTAAACTTGGTTGAATCTCGCATCGACTTAGCAATTCGCATTACCAACGAACTTGCGCCTAATATCGTAGCGAAACAGATTGGCGAGTGTCGTTCGGTGATATGTGCTGCGCCGAATTACCTAAAACACAAAGGAACACCCAACAACGCACAGGATCTCGCCCACCATAACTGCCTGTCATTCAGTTACTTTGGCAAAACAGCGTGGACATTTAACGGCCCAAATGGCCTTGAGTCGGTACCAATCAAAGGAAATATCAGTGCTAATACCTCTGAGGTTCTGCTCTCTGCGACACTCAAAGGCAACGGTATCGGCTTGTTGCCTTTCCCTTCAGTGGAACAATTAATGAATGAGGGCTTGTTGGTTCAATTACTCCCAGAATGGCATCCAAAAATACTTGGCGTTCATGCAATCTATGGGACACGAAAACAAGTGACACCACTACTAAGAGCCTTTATTGACCATCTATCTGATGATATGGAACAGTCTATGAGCTGGTAA